A segment of the Panacibacter ginsenosidivorans genome:
GCCGGAAGTATGAGGTTTAGTTGCGCTGTGTCAGATATAAGATCCTCTTTCAGAGCAACCATAAATTCTCTCTCTTTTGATTTGTTCACGTTGTATTCCCGAAAATTCTCTGCAATAAAGCCGAGAGTTACTGCGAGAAATATCATTAAAAATTCAAGAAAATATTCTTTCCATTTTTTTGGTTTATGATGCAGATCGGGGTGATGATGTACTTCCATATTTTCAGTCTCTTGATTTGGATTAATAATCTCCGTGTCTTTAGTAGGAATAATTTCGCCTGAAACATTTTCTGATTGAGTGTTTGTCAGCTTATCTAAATGTTCTTCGTCTGTATTGTTTGTCATTTACTGTTAGTTGGTCAAATTTTTAGAGTGTTCAATCGCATGCCGCACAACGAACAGGTATTGACGAAGTGACCCGTCCTGAAAAAAGTTGACTGATTTTGGTGAATAATCCTGTTAATGGTTGACTAAGATAATACATCCTGAATAAGGTTGAGTAATGAAGTTGTTTACCTGTGTGTTGGCAAAAATATTTTCGTGCCCTCTACAGCTAAGAAAATATTTTTTGTGCGCTGGCTTATCAGGTTGGTTGCATGGTTACCTCCTTTTGTTTTGTGTTGTTTTGATAATAGTTTTTCCATCTTCTTATCTGTGGTCCTTTTTGTGTATGCACCTCAGCAGGTATTTGCCAATTTAAACTGCTGTGTCTTCTTCTGTAGTTGTAAATAGTAATGCATCTTGTGATGTGTATGGAAGCAGCATCGATATCATGATAATAACTGCTGATGAGTTCGGTTTTCAGAATACCATTTACTCTTTCTGCAATAGCATTTTCCAATGGGTCTCCATTGTTGGTCATTGATATTAATGCATGATGTTGCTGCAATAATTTTACATACTCTGTACTGCAATATTGTATGCCTCTGTCACTATGGTGTATCACTATTGCTTCAGGTGGCTTTTGATCTAATGCTTTCTTTAAAGCAACTGCTGCACTGCTCACTTTCATATCATCACTTACATGAAAACCAACGATCTTTCTGGAGTACGCATCTGTTATCAAAAACAAATAAGCAAACCGCTCTTTGAGTGGTATGTAAGTAATATCGGCTACCCAAAGTTCATGAGCCTTTAGTGGAGTAAAATCCTTTACCAGATTGGGATAGCGGTAAAAGTGGTGTTTACTGTTGGTGGTATGAACACTACGTTTGGTTCTTCTTACCAATAGCTTGTTTTGTTTCAGCAGGTCAAAGAATTTATCTCTTCCCATATGAAGATTGTGTTGCTCAAAAAAAGACTGAAGCATGATGAATAATTTTCTTCCGACGCATCTGGGCTGATGCTTTCTTATATGATCAATCTGTTCCAGTATCAGCTGTTCATGATACTGTTGATGGAACTGTTTTTTATTATGCTTATGATAAGCCTGTGCAGAATAGCCCAACAGTTTACATAGTTGTTGTAAACTAATATTACCATGTATCTTTTTTACTGCTTTTACTGTTGGGCACCAGGCTTTTTTCTGATAGAGATATTGAGGTCTTTCTCTGCAATATTGATCATGGTATCTAAAGCTTCTGCGCGTAGCTTTTCCCATTGAAGCTGCTTCTCCAGTGCAGCTATTTTTTGCTGCAATGCTTCTGCAGATTGTAATTGTTCTGAAGTGAGTTTTTTCTTTGAACTGTTCATGCTGCTGGTGGAATAGGTTGACTGCTTTTCTGTGGGCGGCAAGTTATGTATTCCCTGGTGAATAAGCACCCATTTGCAAATGGTTGTTCTGCTGATTCCATACTTTGCTGCTAACTTCCTGAAGCCGCAGCCTTGCGTTAAATACTCCGCAATAATCTGTTCTTTTAAGTCCATAATTTGGTTGATTTTTAGTCAACCTATTTCTGTACAACATTCATCTAATTAACTAATAGTGAAGTTCTTTCAAAAAGCCTTTTCAGTTCATTCCCATTTAGGTGAAGTGCCCCGATCTTTCTTTCAATTTGTTTTAGATGATTGATTTTATGTTTTTCATTATTCATTATAATTTCATTTTTCTTATACGGTTGAAGTTTAGTAATCATATTCCATATAATGATCGCCAGCTTTCTGGCAGTAGCGGTAATGGCTGCCACCCGTCCTTTTCTGAAGGCAACTCTTTTGAAGAAGGGTGTTAAGTCGTGATCTTTCTGGTTGCCAATAGAGTTAGCTGCCTGCCTTAATGCTACAGCAATGTAGTTTCTCCCTTTCGTAGTGCTATTGCCAATAATTTTGCCACCACTTACTTTGTTATTAGGTACTAATCTTAGCCAAGCCGCAAAACTCTTTGCAGATGAAAATTTATGAATATCATGACCCATGTTTGTCAGCAAGCAAAGAACAGTAGTGTGACTAATTCCCTGTATAGCAAATAAATCTGTACCAAAATATTGATATGCAATTTTTGAAACATTAAATGCAGGAGCGTGTTTTCTATTTTTTTTATTGGTTACCTTAAATTCTTTTTTTTCCTGACTGCGAACCGTGTGTTGTGGAAGATGTTTTATTAGTACCTGTTCTATTGTTTTATCACAATCAACGAGTGCTTTTTCATAAAGCTTATAAAACTCCAGCGCTGCTTTTAGTTCATATAGCAATTCATCGCGCCACCAGCCTCTTAATGAATCAGCAATTTCTTCTTTTGACTTTTTAACTCTTATGTCAACCAAAGATGCAAGATATTCGGGATCCCTATTGCCCGCCAATATGGCTTCAATAATGTTCAAGCCAGATTTTCCTGCAACATCCCTGATAGCAATATCCAACCTAATATTCATAAGCCTCAGAGCCTTCTGAATTTTATGAATATATAAGGCTGCCTGTTCTATCAAATGTTGACGATGATAATAGTATGTACGCAGTTCTTGTAAAACATTGCTTAAAAGAAAACTTCCTGATAACAGACCTAAAGAATGTAATTTTTGTATCCACATACAATCAATAACATCAGTCTTACGACCCTTAACGTTTTTTGTTTGATTACCGCCAACCAGCAATACTTCAAAGCCTTCAGCTTGTAACGCATCGAAAAGTGTTTGCCAATAAGTTCCGGTACTTTCCATTGCTACAGTAGTAATACCATGTGCATGCAAGTACTCAATCATTTGCAGATGATCTTTCGTGTACACCCCAAACTCACGTACATTCTCCTTATCCTGGTCGATGGCTACCATATGGCTTCTTGAACCAACATCTATTCCCGCAGCCTTGACATTAATGATTTGAAGTGTTAATTCTTTTTGTTCCATTTGATGTTTTTTTATTATGAAAAAACCTTCAGGGAACGTCTGAATAATAAAATTTTTTCTGTTCGGGATTCCATTATGGATCACCATTTAATTCAAGAGATGCTTCTACTTTAGCAGAAGTATCAACATTCCAGCCTTGATTTCAGGAGGGACTATAAGTTCCTTTTAGCTTTAGAAGGCTTGCTTCTGAAGGAACATCAAATTTACTGTAAAGCAGGCTGCAAGTTGTACTGGTTATTCAACCGTTTATACGGTCTTGAGATTTCAGGACGAGACAATTTGTTGCTAATTGTTTCAACGTCCAGCCCTGCTATTGCAAATATTTTTGTTGTGCGTTCGTATTTCTATTCTTCGTCGTCTGCCGTGTTCCTTATTTTATCTTGTTCGCCGTCAAGTCGAAGTAATGCCCCTTGCTTACTTTTTATATCACCCTTTAAAATAACTTTCTTTTTGTCAATTGTCACGTTAACACCAATGTCAGATGTATCATCGTCATCACTCCAATTTTCGAATACTTCATATGTCACACCATTGTTGGAAAACGAGATATTGTAATCTCCAAAACCTGCATTTGCTTTACCACCAAATCTTTTTACGCCATAAAGCTTGAAAACTTTCCATGAAGTCTTGTCAAGTTTTTGCGGATACTCCAATTCTACTTTCTCCTTTGTCCCAAATCTATAAACCAAATAGTCTCCCTGCTTATCCTTGCATAGAGAAACTATCTTTTTGTTTTTTGTCAGCAGAAAGCTGAATATAATTTCTTCATTGCCTTTACAAAGTCTGTCAGAAAGTGAGTTGGAAGTGAAACTCGTCGTAATAGTTAAAAGTCCTGTAAGTAGAGATAGTAATTTCATACGCAATGTCATATAATATGACGCACAACACTAAAATATACGACACTTTCCACACCTCCAAATTTTTATTCATACTGTAAATCAAATTTTTAGTATTCGCTTTTTTGTATTGATAGTGTCGTCAATACAATTTTCAACTTCCGGTTTTAAACGTTTAAAAACGGTTATCAAAAAATGAGATACATGCTGCTATATTTTACGAACGTACAAGTGAGTGACACAACAGCCGGCGCCACGAAGAACCATTGCCTGTAACCAAAGAGATCAAATGAGATCGTGTATGCTATCTTTTAATTTTTGTATGTCGCCTTCTGTGCAATCTATATAACTATAGATGCTCATGATGAGTGGCATATTGGCGTCGTTGTAAAAGTTAATGGTTTTGATAACGGGTTGTTTGGTACGGTACTCCTTTGCTTTGGCGCATTGAAATTCATCCCAGCAAACATCTGAGGCGCTGTATTGTGGTGAAAGAATGCATATAACCGACTTTGAATTTTGTATAGCATCTGAAATAAGCTTTATCCATAAGCCACCTGTTGGAATAGTTGTTTTATCATAAAAGATATTTAATTGTGGTTGCTTCTCCAGCATTGCCTGTACAAAGAGTTGTACTTCGGTTGCCTGTTTATGAGAATAGCTGATAAAAAAATCATATCCTTTTTTTTGATCCTGCTGTTGAGGTGCTTTTGTTGCCGGCTCCGCAGCAGGGAATGGTTGCGGCATAGGAGCAGCAGGTGCCACCGGCGATTCTTTGGCTGCAAGCTCTTTCATTTCATTTTCTACAATAACCATGGTTGCTGTGCCGGGTACTTGTGTTTGGTTTTTTATTTCAAACATTTTCCAGGCATCTGTTGCACTGATATTACCTTCCTGTGCTGACCTTTTTAATTCATACTGTTGTTTGGCTTTTATAAAAATGGGCAATGCAGTTGCTACCTGTTCATCATTGCGTAATACCAGTTTTATGCAATTGAGTGGTAAGCCGCTTTCGAGCCAGAAAAGAGCGGCGTCTAAAATAGCAGGCAGCATTTTCTCCATGGGCACTCTTTGATTGCCGCTTGCCAGTACCGGCATGGCGATAACATTATTTTGTTTATCGTAAGCAAAAGTGTTGATGCAACGAAAAATATTGGGTACCAGTTTTTCTTTCTCATCACCGGCTGGAGGTTCGAAACAAAGTATTCTTTTGAAATTAAATTGTGCCTGCTGTTGAGGCAGCAATGGTTTTGAAAGCCAGCAATTAAGATTAGCCAGCAGGTCTATCTCTTTATCTTTTGCGAGATCAGCAACAACAATTCCATTGTTGTATAAAGCAGACATTAGTGTTTGCGGATCAGCAGTGCTGTAATCATTTGGGTAGGCAGAGATAACAAGGATATCTGCGGTGTGTTCTTTTGGTATAGCAGTAAGATCGCCCTGCAGCAATTGAATGCTGGTATCTGCATTTTCACGGGCAATTGTTATTTGTGAAAGAAGAATCATAAGTGTTTAATTACAATATGTGTATCCCTTTTTTTTATAATTCCCGTCTTACTTAACCAGATCATTAATCATTGTATCAATCCATGCAACATCATCTGAATTCATTTCTTCTTTTTGTTTTTTTATTCTTTTAAGACTGTCGAGCGTTGATGCAATCTCCCATGGATAATGTTTGGAAGCTTTGGCAGATTCGAGATAAATCATGGCTGCATCTTTATTACTTCTGAGTACTTCCAGTTCCATTCCTGAAGCCTGCGCCCAGTAATCATTTGGCTGCTGTTGCACCCTGCGCTCTATTGAATAAGAAACAAGGGGCAGGTATTTATTATACAGATCGTTATCTGATTGTGTAATAAATAAAAGGTTAAGTAAGTTGATGCCCGGATAATAATCTGAAGGCCCTGCATCAAAACCATCCTGGTAAGCCTTGATTGCTTTTTTCAACAGGCCTTTCGCCGTTAATTCATCATAACCTTGTAGCTGGGCTGCTTTTTTCTTGTAAACACTGCCCAGCAGGCCATTGGTCTCAGGATGTTTGCCAAATTTATTTTGCGCCAGCAATAATATTTTTTCAGCCTTATCAAATTCGCCGCACTGATTATATGCATGCGCCAGCTGCTGATGGAGAATCATATTCATCCCGAATTGTTTGGGCGGCATGCGGCTGATAAGGCTGATACTTTCTTTGTTGGCACTCATTGCCCGGTATGCAAAAAGCAACGTACTGACTACAGGAAATTCTTCTACCTGTATAATGCCTAAACTTGTTTCAACGGCTTTTATATTATCGAAGCATTGTTGCTTTGCTGCCTGGCACGCTTTTATTTTTTCTGTATCATTTTTATAAGCTGCATATTTTTCCTGGAGACTGTTATCGAGCCATTCATCTACATTATCCTGCACCGTTTCTATCATTCCCTGGCTCTCTGCAGCCCACTTTTTAAATATCTCAGATCTTGCTTTTAAAGTTTCCAGGTCAGGAAAAGGGAATTCATCAATGGTTTGTTTTACCGGGCTGTCCGGTGTGGGATCATTTATATCATTACTGCTGAGTAATGCTGCCAATGCATCTATTTTTTCCTGCAGGCTATCAATAGACATTTCATTTTTTTCTTTATCAAATGCATAGCGGTACATGACTGTTCTAATCAATGCAACATCAAAAGGCAAGGGTCCCATTCCTTCATCGCAAATGACGATTGTTGTATAGGGTCTTATGGCATGCCGCATACCCAATTCATAAAAAACATTGGCATTGAATGTTGTCATGTCAGTAATAGAAAATTCACAAAACATGATGCGTTCATACATTGGTTTATGAATAATGCCGCCAGCCTGTTCTTCATAAGCTATTATTGGCAGCAATTCTGCTTTTAGAATAGCAGGCTTTATTAATGAATCGTAGATGAATTTAAAATCGAATTCTCTTCCTTTGGCATCAGTCTTTTTTCCAAAAGGCATTATTACAAAGCATTGTTGTTGCATAAGCGATCATAGTTTAAATGTATCAGCAAAATGTTCATCTTTTACTTCTTTTGCTGCACACTTGCTTCCAATATCATAGAGTTCAAACCTGCTGTCTGCATTGCTCATTTCAACAAGACCATCTATTTCTTTCTGCGTATAAGTTTTATTCATTAATGGGTTTAATGTATCTGCGTCAAGCCATGTATTGTAACGCAGATAGGTAAGCAGTCCGCCATCTTTTTTTACATTGCCTATATAATCATTTTCCAGTTTGCCGATCTCTCCGTCTATTTCCCATGCAGTTGGTGAATTGGAGAACCATTGCAGTAATATCTGGTTGTTCCAGCTGGCATCCTGCATAAACATATCTGGTAGCTGTTGTGCCCATTTAAGAATATTATTTTTCTTCACATTCTCCGGAATTTCTTTCCACCTGCTCATGCCCGTGCCTACAGATACCAGTAATAAATTATCAGCACCCCATTTCCATTTAAAAGGAAAGCCCTGTAAAGTTGCAACCATCAATAGTTGCATTGAAGCGTTATTATGCATGCTTACACCGCCATCTACGAATGCTGCCTGGCTTAAGCCCCCACCCACATCAATTATTTGCGGCAGAAAATAAGAAGGCGCTGCAGAGCTTGCCCTTACTGCCTTCCAGAGCGGTATGTCTTTATTCATTCCATCCGCACTATTGTAATACCTCCCGCCGGGATGGTTAATGAGCGGCCATACACTGTTAGTGTCTGCACGTTTTGCAACAATACATAAACCTGTTTTTATGCGATCTGCGTCACCAAGCGTGATGTCTCCAAAAACTTTTTGCAGTTGTTCTTCCAAAGGCTTTTCGTTGTATGCTGCTTTTATAAGATCATCTATCTGAAATATTTTCCACCACTTGTATTTCTTCGCAAATATTTGTGCACCAAGATCCATGTACATATTCTTTATTTCATCCACACTCATACCAATGGCAAGGCAGGAAGCAATGATAGAGCCGGTGCTGGTGCCGCCAATAAGATCAAAATAATCACTCAGCCTGAAATTTTTATCATTGCCATTTTGTTTGCGCAAAATATTTTCTATGCGCTGCAGATAGCCAAGTGATAATGCGCCGCGGATACCACCGCCATCTAATGCAAGCATACGTTTTGGAGCAGTTTTGTTGGATAAATGTTCCTGGAGTGTCATGGTGTTTTAATTTATTTGTAAGCAATACGGACATATAAATTACAGATGTTTTTCAGTGATAAGAAATTTTTTTATGGGCCCGGCTGCACTAATGCTTGTGATCGCCTGTTGCGTCGCACACTTGTACATTATAAAATTCGAATGGGCAATCAACAGTAATAAAGAACAATAAAAAGAGTAATTAAGATCTTTGGATCAGTAACTTTTTAATTAAGCTTAAAATATATTCTAATAACCTATGTAAAATATTAATCATTAAGGCAGGATTATATAATTTAAAGATTTATTTATATCTTGCCCTCTGTACAACCTGTATGCCTGTTAAAACAACGTAGACCCTGGAAAGTATTCATATCAAACTTTGTCTGCACTCGTTGTCAACGGTATCTCAATTTGTACTTGGTTTAATTTTTGTAGTTAGAAATTGCTGATACATTGCTATTGATTATTGCACCCTCTTTTTCCTATCCAATATACCTCTTGTTTTTTGAACGTTAGATAAAGTATCTGATAAAATTGCAATGACCTTTTGAATGTACTTGGCATTTTTTAATACAAAACTTTTTGATGACTATGGCGGTAGTCCGTCTATATGTACTTTTACTAAAATAATAACTGCGAAAACAGTACCCTGTTGTTGCTTTATATACTAATAATCCTTAACTAAAAGTTTTTAAACGAAATTTTTATGAAAAAAACTCTATGTAATGTATTGTTATTAATACTTTATTGTTCAACACCTTTATTCCTGCATGCACAACAAAAACCAAATGTAATTTTTATTGGTATTGATGATCTGGGTACCGTATTCGATGCTTATGGCAATGCAGATGTTCCCTGCCCCAATTTTGCACGCATGGCACAACATGGCACCATGTTCAGGCGTGTTTATTGCCAGTATGCCCTATGCAGCCCCAGCCGTGCTTCTTTATTAAGCGGCAAAAGACCAAACTCTACCGGTGTAATTAATAATGGTACAAGTATCCGCACCAACCTTGGAGCTGATTATAAGTTTTTACCTGAGTATTTTCAAAGTAATGGGTACTATACCGGAAAATTTGGTAAAATGACTTGTGGGCATGAAGAAGAAATTGCCTGGAATTATGTGTATGATAGTGCTATAGGCGATGGAATACAAAATATAGGAGGTACCCCCCATTGGTGGATCGATACTTTACACAAGAGTACCATGAGTAACAACTACGGATTATTTGTAAGCAGTATGATACAAAAAATGAGAGAACCAAGAAGTAACCCTTATTTTTTTGGATTGGGGATCGGGGTGCATAATGAATTTACTCCAAACCTTGCTGCATGGAATAAAATAGGTGATAATACAGTGCAGCAACTTTTACCGGTTGATATTGATACAACGTATACCAATGTTTATGGTAATGGATCAGCAAACATTACTCTGCCAAATACTCCTGCCAATGATCAGGATGATATACCTGCTCCTGCTTTAAAAAACCTCCAGGTATATCCAACAGATGTATGGAAAAATATACGCCATGCGTATTACGGTGAAATTATCCAGGAAGATTCATTACTAGGTGTGGTGTTAGATGAGCTTGACAGAACAAACGCGTGGCAAAATACTGTTGTGGTATTCTGGAGCGACCATGGTATCCAAACGGGCGAACATAATGGATTATGGTTTAAACAAACATTATTTGAAGGGGCACTTCGTGTGCCAATGGTTATTTGTGCACCAGGAAAATCTAAAGGTCTTATTCATGAGAGCCCCGTTGAATTAGTAGATATTTATTCAACACTCTCAGAGTTGTGTGGATTGCCGGTACCTGCTGGTCAGGAAGGATCAAGCCTTGTGCCTGTTTTAGAAAAACCAAATATACCATGGAAAAAAGCCGCTTTTGCACAAGTAAGGAGAGTTGACAGGCAAGGCAGCAGTGATACAACGCTTTCAGATGCTGTAAGAACAACGCAATATCATTATAACTCATGGGGAACAGCAGGGGAAGAACTATATGATGATCTCAATGATCCCGATGAATTTACGAACCTGGTTACAAATGCCGCTTATGCAAGTGTTTTAGATTCAATGCGAACATTGCTTGCCAATAACTGGCAGGGAGCTTTGCCACCAGTCTATACAAAGAGAACCTTTTACAGGGATAGCGATAGAGACAATTATGGTACAAGATTAGACACGGTTATTGCTTATTTTGCACCTGCAGGATATATAACAACACCCGGTGATTGTAATGATAATAATGCAAAAATAAACCCTGGCGCAGCAGAGAAATCATGTAATGGTATAGATGATAACTGTAATGGCAGCGTTGATGAAAATAACCCTGTTCCAACGGTTACAGCTTCGGGGAGTCTTGATATTTGTACCACAGGCTCCGTTACCTTAACTACTAATGCGGGGAAAAATCTTACCTACCAATGGCGGAAAAATAGTGTAAATATTGCTGGCGCTACGGCAATATCTTATACCGCAACCTCTGCCGGCAACTATACTGTTATTGTTACCAATACAAAGAAGAATTGTTCTGGCACTTCAGCAACTACTAAGGTTACCAATTCCTGTGTTACAGGTTTAAATAGTGCAATTGCATCTTCTGTTATTACCACATCCCCTGTTAAACTTTCGGTTTATCCTAACCCTTCAAAGGGCAGTATTGCTGTTACCTGCAGCAGCAGTACAAATACTGTTCAGTTAAAGGTTTTTGATATAACGGGGAGAGCCGTATATATGAAGCAAGAGCAAAATGGAAAAGCAGTTAACACATTAAATCTTAATCTCTCAAATCTCAGGTCAGGCATGTATTATTTGGAAGTAAATGATGGAGGATTAAAACAACGGACGATGTTTGTAATAGCAAGATAATGTTGATGTGAAGAATTTTAAAGGCCGCTATGCTAAATGTAGCGGCCTTTTATTTTTCAGAAAACAATATAATATACCGAACACCTGCACCTCTATTAAACTTTTGTTGCGTCGCACTCTTGTACTGAAAAGCAGCTATTAGCCTGAAGCTGAGAGTAATTGTGTTTTGTTAGAAGCCCAAATAGTTTTGAACGTACAAGTGAGTGACACAATAGTCGATGCCACACGGTTCAAAAGCCGGCAACCAAAAGAAAAACCTTCAAATCTTGGCAGTAAAGCATTTAATCCCTACTTTTGCCGCCCATTTCCCGTATGGCTCTACAAGGGTCCCGAATGTTTCGGGAACGCCGGCAGGGAGTAATCGATAAGATTATTAAATATGCCAAAAGTAAAAACAAACTCCAGCGCAAAGAAGCGCTTTAAGGTGACAGGCACAGGCGAGATCACCTTTCAGAAAGCATTTAAACGTCACATTCTTACAAAAAAATCAAAAAAACGCAAAAGGGCCCTTAGAAAAGATGGTGTTGTTGGCGCCGCTAACAAGGATTTTGTTATGCGTTTATTACGTTTAAAGTAAAACGCATTTAACCGGAAACAAAATTTAAAATCATCATTTTGGAACAGAAAAGTCTGCAATCCAAGATCTAAAATAACTACATTATGCCTCGTTCAAAAAATGCCGTTGCTTCAAGGGCAAGAAGAAAAAGAATACTTAAGCAGGCCAAAGGTTTTTATGGCAAGCGTAAGAATGTATATACCGTTGCGAAGAACATCGTTGAAAAAGGTCAGACCTACAGCTATGTTGGCCGTAAATTGAAAAAACGTGAATACCGCCAGTTGTGGATTGCACGTATCAATGCTGCTGTAAGAGAAGAAGGAATTACTTATAGTGAATTCATCAATAAGCTTAGCGTAAAGGGTTTGGATATTAACCGAAAAATGCTGGCTGATCTTGCTATGAACGAACCTGCAAGCTTTAAAGCATTGGTTGCATCAGTTAAGTAAATGAAATAATTTATATCATATAAAACCGGGTGGTCAATGGCTCCCGGTTTTTTTTATGTTGTGATAATTTCAAACGATTATTTTTGTGCGTTCAAATTTTCTTTTTACAATATAACTAACCCGAAGGGATGAACAATTCTTACACCTCACTGGTGAAGCAAACCTTCCACTTTCCGCAGGAAGACTTTGATATTGGAGACGATAACTACCTTGAGTTTAACGGGCTTGACCTGAAAGCTTTGATTGAGAAATATGGTACGCCCATGAAACTTAGTTATTTACCCAAGATAGGTATGCAGATAAACAAGGCTAAAAAGATGTTTGCAGATGCTATGAAAAAGCACAAATACGAAGGCAAATATTTTTATTGTTATTGTACCAAGAGTTCGCATTTCTCTTTTGTGGTAGAAGAAGCGCTGAAACATGAAATTCATTTAGAGACCTCTTATGCTTATGACATTGAGATTATCAATAAGCTATACCAGCGCAGGAAGATCAATAAAGATATTTTTATTATCTGCAACGGATTTAAGCAGAAAGGTTACACCTCAAGAATTGCAAAACTCATTAATTCAGGTTTCAAAAATGTAATACCTGTTTTGGACAATAAAGATGAGTTACAGGCCTATAAGCGCAGCGTAAAGCAACCATTTAAACTGGGAATCAGAATAGCTGCTGAGGAAGAACCAACGTTTCCTTTTTATACTTCAAGACTTGGCATAAGAGCGAAAGATATATTGGAATTTTATGTTGACAATATTGAAGGTTATGAAGATAAGTTCCAGTTAAAGATGTTGCACATCTTTTTGAACAAAGGTATTAAAGACGATATCTATTACTGGAGCGAGTTAAACAAGATCATTAACCTTTATTGCCAGCTAAAAAAGATATGCCCCGAACTTGATTCAATAAATATTGGCGGTGGTTTTCCCATAAAACATTCACTTGGCTTTGAATATGATTACCAGTTCATGATCAACGAGATTGTTGGCAACATAAAAAAAGCGTGCAAAAAAGCGAATGTGCAAATGCCAAATATTTATACAGAATTTGGCAGCTACACTGTTGGCGAAAGTATGGCGCACATCTATAGCGTAATTGCGCAAAAAGTGCAGAACGACCGCGAAACCTGGTACATGATCGATTCTTCTTTCATTACAACTTTGCCGGATACATGGGGCATAGGAGAGAAGTTTCTAATGCTGCCTATTAACAAATGGGAAAATGAGTACCAACGCGTAGTGCTTGGTGGCATTACATGTGATAGTCATGATTACTACGATTCGGAAGAGCACATTAATGAAGTGTTTCTGCCAAAAATTTCAGAAGGTAATGGCATGACTCAGCCATACGGCATAAGCAATACAAGCACCGACAATAAGGAGCCACTTTACGTTGGGTTCTTTCATACAGGCGCTTACCAGGATCAGATCAGTGGTTACGGTGGTATAAAACATTGCCTTATTCCATCGCCAAAACATATCATTGTTGGTCACGACAAAAATGGGAAGCTTGTAGATTGGGTGTATGCAAAAGAACAAACTGCACAAAGCATGTTAAAGATACTCGGCTATATGTAAATTTATTTTTATGATACCGGCAAAGGTTCTCATGGCATCTTCGTTGCGTCGCAATCCGTTCATCTGAAGTGCTTCTGGCATCATGAGTTTAAACACAAATTCCTTAAAATAATTTTCGAAGTCATCTGTTTAC
Coding sequences within it:
- the rpmI gene encoding 50S ribosomal protein L35 → MPKVKTNSSAKKRFKVTGTGEITFQKAFKRHILTKKSKKRKRALRKDGVVGAANKDFVMRLLRLK
- a CDS encoding patatin-like phospholipase family protein; this encodes MTLQEHLSNKTAPKRMLALDGGGIRGALSLGYLQRIENILRKQNGNDKNFRLSDYFDLIGGTSTGSIIASCLAIGMSVDEIKNMYMDLGAQIFAKKYKWWKIFQIDDLIKAAYNEKPLEEQLQKVFGDITLGDADRIKTGLCIVAKRADTNSVWPLINHPGGRYYNSADGMNKDIPLWKAVRASSAAPSYFLPQIIDVGGGLSQAAFVDGGVSMHNNASMQLLMVATLQGFPFKWKWGADNLLLVSVGTGMSRWKEIPENVKKNNILKWAQQLPDMFMQDASWNNQILLQWFSNSPTAWEIDGEIGKLENDYIGNVKKDGGLLTYLRYNTWLDADTLNPLMNKTYTQKEIDGLVEMSNADSRFELYDIGSKCAAKEVKDEHFADTFKL
- a CDS encoding arginine decarboxylase; the encoded protein is MNNSYTSLVKQTFHFPQEDFDIGDDNYLEFNGLDLKALIEKYGTPMKLSYLPKIGMQINKAKKMFADAMKKHKYEGKYFYCYCTKSSHFSFVVEEALKHEIHLETSYAYDIEIINKLYQRRKINKDIFIICNGFKQKGYTSRIAKLINSGFKNVIPVLDNKDELQAYKRSVKQPFKLGIRIAAEEEPTFPFYTSRLGIRAKDILEFYVDNIEGYEDKFQLKMLHIFLNKGIKDDIYYWSELNKIINLYCQLKKICPELDSINIGGGFPIKHSLGFEYDYQFMINEIVGNIKKACKKANVQMPNIYTEFGSYTVGESMAHIYSVIAQKVQNDRETWYMIDSSFITTLPDTWGIGEKFLMLPINKWENEYQRVVLGGITCDSHDYYDSEEHINEVFLPKISEGNGMTQPYGISNTSTDNKEPLYVGFFHTGAYQDQISGYGGIKHCLIPSPKHIIVGHDKNGKLVDWVYAKEQTAQSMLKILGYM
- the rplT gene encoding 50S ribosomal protein L20: MPRSKNAVASRARRKRILKQAKGFYGKRKNVYTVAKNIVEKGQTYSYVGRKLKKREYRQLWIARINAAVREEGITYSEFINKLSVKGLDINRKMLADLAMNEPASFKALVASVK
- a CDS encoding sulfatase-like hydrolase/transferase encodes the protein MKKTLCNVLLLILYCSTPLFLHAQQKPNVIFIGIDDLGTVFDAYGNADVPCPNFARMAQHGTMFRRVYCQYALCSPSRASLLSGKRPNSTGVINNGTSIRTNLGADYKFLPEYFQSNGYYTGKFGKMTCGHEEEIAWNYVYDSAIGDGIQNIGGTPHWWIDTLHKSTMSNNYGLFVSSMIQKMREPRSNPYFFGLGIGVHNEFTPNLAAWNKIGDNTVQQLLPVDIDTTYTNVYGNGSANITLPNTPANDQDDIPAPALKNLQVYPTDVWKNIRHAYYGEIIQEDSLLGVVLDELDRTNAWQNTVVVFWSDHGIQTGEHNGLWFKQTLFEGALRVPMVICAPGKSKGLIHESPVELVDIYSTLSELCGLPVPAGQEGSSLVPVLEKPNIPWKKAAFAQVRRVDRQGSSDTTLSDAVRTTQYHYNSWGTAGEELYDDLNDPDEFTNLVTNAAYASVLDSMRTLLANNWQGALPPVYTKRTFYRDSDRDNYGTRLDTVIAYFAPAGYITTPGDCNDNNAKINPGAAEKSCNGIDDNCNGSVDENNPVPTVTASGSLDICTTGSVTLTTNAGKNLTYQWRKNSVNIAGATAISYTATSAGNYTVIVTNTKKNCSGTSATTKVTNSCVTGLNSAIASSVITTSPVKLSVYPNPSKGSIAVTCSSSTNTVQLKVFDITGRAVYMKQEQNGKAVNTLNLNLSNLRSGMYYLEVNDGGLKQRTMFVIAR